One genomic region from Tautonia marina encodes:
- a CDS encoding DUF4190 domain-containing protein, with amino-acid sequence MSTSWSATDHDYDPEFEEAPDKGAPQDLPTERLAVVSLVAGIAGFFLPVVGPVTAVVSGHVARGEIRKSNGRLGGDALAKTGLILGYIWIGLTVLAVLVMLSFTMVLVRSSPEHTVVVGGREFPAGIPHDQESNVVIQRLEDGRVMIEHEGGHGESPRPSLRIHPRGLDRSGLELRKPPAPPELPSDLPEFP; translated from the coding sequence ATGTCGACCTCCTGGTCCGCGACCGACCATGACTATGACCCGGAGTTCGAGGAGGCGCCGGACAAAGGAGCGCCTCAGGACTTGCCGACCGAACGGCTGGCGGTGGTCAGCCTGGTGGCGGGGATCGCGGGATTTTTCCTTCCCGTGGTGGGGCCGGTGACCGCGGTGGTGTCGGGCCATGTGGCGCGGGGAGAGATTCGGAAGTCGAACGGCAGGCTCGGGGGCGATGCCCTGGCAAAAACCGGGCTGATTCTGGGCTACATCTGGATCGGTCTGACCGTGCTGGCAGTGTTGGTGATGCTCAGCTTCACGATGGTTCTGGTGAGGAGCAGCCCGGAGCACACGGTGGTGGTGGGAGGGAGAGAATTCCCAGCGGGCATTCCACATGACCAGGAATCAAACGTGGTGATTCAGCGATTGGAAGATGGCCGGGTGATGATCGAACATGAGGGCGGGCACGGGGAATCTCCGAGACCCTCCCTCCGAATCCATCCACGGGGCCTGGACCGATCGGGGCTTGAGTTGCGTAAGCCTCCGGCTCCTCCTGAACTCCCCTCGGATCTGCCTGAATTCCCATAA
- the guaA gene encoding glutamine-hydrolyzing GMP synthase, with product MQPADQSRRPVLVLDFGSQYVQLIARRVRERRAFAIIVRHDITADRVKELDPMAIILSGGPSSVYEPNAPKCDPGLFELGVPILGICYGMQLACQALGSKVDSVPSREYGPAALTQVNDGSPLLAEVTTGTTVWMSHGDQVHTLSPDFEGLAATSTCPMAAVRHRSKEVYGLQFHPEVSHTTLGSHILGNFLDRIAGSPGDWTMEAYLDQAVEAIRRQVGPDERVVCGVSGGVDSSVTAALLARALGERVVCIFVDNGLLRAGERASVVDMFGKHSKAELRVIDASERFLTVLDGVTDPQEKRVKIGHTFIDVFRDEAKSIPNARFLAQGTLYPDVIESGGSADAPAATIKHHHNVGGLPAELGFELIEPLRDLFKDEVRRLGIELGLPESQVWRHPFPGPGLAVRCLGAITKERLEVLRRADTIFLEELRAAGLLRATGQAFAVLLPVQSVGVMGDGRTYESVVALRCVDTDDFMTADWTRLPPELLARASSRIINEVKGVNRVAYDITSKPPGTIEWE from the coding sequence ATGCAGCCCGCCGACCAGTCCCGGCGTCCGGTTCTCGTGCTCGATTTCGGTTCGCAGTACGTTCAGTTGATCGCCCGGCGCGTCCGGGAGCGGCGAGCGTTTGCGATCATCGTGCGGCACGACATCACGGCAGATCGGGTCAAGGAACTCGACCCGATGGCCATCATCCTCTCTGGAGGCCCGTCGAGCGTTTACGAGCCGAACGCCCCGAAATGCGATCCAGGGCTGTTCGAGCTGGGCGTGCCGATCCTGGGCATCTGCTACGGGATGCAACTGGCCTGCCAGGCGCTCGGGAGTAAGGTCGACTCGGTGCCGTCTCGCGAGTACGGACCGGCGGCCTTGACGCAGGTCAACGACGGCTCGCCGTTGCTCGCCGAGGTGACGACGGGGACGACGGTCTGGATGAGCCACGGCGATCAGGTGCATACGCTCAGCCCTGACTTCGAGGGGCTCGCGGCGACCTCGACCTGCCCGATGGCGGCGGTTCGGCACCGATCGAAGGAGGTTTATGGCCTTCAGTTTCACCCTGAGGTCAGCCACACAACCCTCGGGAGCCACATTCTGGGGAACTTCCTCGACCGGATCGCCGGCAGCCCTGGCGACTGGACGATGGAGGCGTATCTCGACCAGGCGGTCGAGGCGATTCGGCGGCAGGTCGGGCCGGACGAGCGGGTGGTGTGCGGAGTGTCGGGCGGGGTCGATTCGTCGGTGACGGCGGCCTTGCTGGCGAGGGCGCTGGGAGAGCGGGTCGTCTGCATCTTTGTGGATAACGGCTTGCTCAGGGCAGGGGAGCGAGCGTCGGTCGTCGATATGTTCGGCAAGCACTCGAAGGCCGAACTCAGAGTGATCGACGCCTCGGAGCGGTTCCTGACGGTGCTCGACGGCGTGACCGACCCGCAAGAGAAGCGGGTGAAGATCGGTCATACGTTCATCGATGTGTTCCGAGATGAGGCGAAGTCGATCCCGAACGCCCGGTTCCTGGCGCAGGGGACCTTGTATCCGGACGTGATCGAGAGCGGGGGATCGGCCGATGCCCCGGCAGCGACGATCAAGCATCACCACAACGTCGGCGGCCTTCCGGCGGAGCTGGGCTTCGAGCTGATCGAGCCCCTGCGCGACCTGTTCAAGGACGAGGTCAGGCGGCTCGGGATCGAGCTGGGATTGCCCGAGAGCCAGGTCTGGCGGCATCCGTTCCCCGGCCCCGGCCTGGCCGTGCGATGCCTGGGAGCGATCACGAAAGAACGGCTCGAAGTGCTCAGGCGGGCAGACACGATCTTCCTCGAAGAACTCCGCGCCGCGGGCCTGCTGCGAGCGACCGGACAGGCGTTTGCCGTGCTGCTGCCGGTGCAGTCGGTCGGGGTGATGGGGGACGGGCGCACCTATGAGAGCGTCGTCGCCCTGCGATGCGTGGACACCGACGACTTCATGACCGCCGATTGGACAAGGTTGCCCCCTGAACTGCTCGCCCGGGCGTCGAGCCGGATTATCAACGAGGTGAAGGGGGTGAACCGGGTGGCCTACGACATTACGAGCAAACCGCCGGGAACGATTGAGTGGGAGTGA